The genomic segment tattttgtttgggtttggtttatttgtccaattacttttgacctcctaaaatgtggagtgtttgtaaagaaatgtgtacaattcctacaatttctatcggatatttttgttcaaaccttcaaattaaacgttacaatctgcacttgaattctgttgtagaggtttcatttcaaatccaatgtggtggcatgcagagcccaactcgcgaaaattgtgtcactgtccaaatatttctggacctaactgtatatatatatatatatatatatatatatatatatatatatatatatacagtacagaccaaatgtttggacacaccttctcattcaaagagttttctttattttcatgactctgaaaattgtagattcatattgagggcatcaaaactatgaattaaaacatgtggaatgaaatacttaacaaaaaagtgtgaaacaactgaaaatatgtcttatattctaggttcttcaaagtagccaccttttgctttgattactgctttgcacactcttggcattctcttgatgagcttcaagaggtagtcaccggaaatggtcttccaatagtcttgaaggagttcccgcagaagcttagcacttgttggcccttttgccttcactctgcggtccaactcaccccaaaccatctcgactgggttcaggtctggtgactgaggaggccaggtcatctggcgtagcaccccatcactctccttcttagtcaaatagcccttacacagcctggaggtgtgtttggggtgattgtcttgttggaaaataaatgatggtccaactaaacgcaaaccggatggcatagcatgccactgcaagatgctgtggtacccatgctggttcagtatgccttcaattttgaataaatcccaaacagtgtaaccagcaaagcacccccacaccatcacacctcctcctccatgcttcacggtgggaaccagccatgtagagtccatccgttcaccttttctgcgtcgcacaaagacacggtggttggatccaaagatctcaaatttggactcatcagaccaaagcacagattcccactggtctaatgtccattccttgtgttctttagcccaaacaagtctcttctgcttgttgcctgtctttagcaatggtttcctagcagctattttaccatgaaggctgctgcacaaagtctcctcttaacagttttagagatgtgtctgctgctagaactctgtgtggcattgacctggtctctaatctgggctgctgttaacctgcgatttctgaggctggtgactcggataaacatatcctccgcagcagaggtgactcttggtctttctttcctcggtggtcctcatgtgagacagtttctttgtagcatttgatggtttttgccacttcattggggacactttcaaagttttcccaatttttcggactgactgaccttcatttcttaaagtaatgatggccactcatttttctttacttagctgcttttttcttgccataatacaaattctaacagtcctactgaatagactatcAACTGtgaatccaccagacttctgcacaacacaactgatggtccaaccccatttataaggcaagaaatcccacttattaaacctgacagggcacacctgtgaagtgaaaaccatttccggtgactacctcttgaagctcatcaagagaatgccaagactgtgcaaagcagtaatcaaagcaaaaggtggctactttgaagaacctagaatataagacatattttcagttgtttcacacttttttgttaagtatttcattccacatgtggtagttcatagttttgatgccttcaatgtgaatctataattttcagagtcatgaaaatgaagaaaactctttgaatgagaaggtgtgtccaaacatttggtatatatatatatatatatatatatatatatatatatatatatatatatatatatatatatatataaaaagaaacatGATTAATAACAGATTGTATCTAATTTACAAAAACTGGTCCAGGACAGCAGCTCAACTGACCAGTAAGTTATAACGCCATAAATCCAAACAATTCATGTGCTTGCTTAAAACTTCCTTAAAACATATTCCCTATAGGCATTGCAATCATTTCTATATCCAGCTCGGATTATGAAACCTAACAGAAAATGTTACATTTATTATATTTAATTGTTACATTTATACATTGTCATATGTTTAATATAAATTGAAAAAGTTCTCTGATTTGGTAGAAAAAGGCATAAATGCTGCAGAATGTATATTTTGTTGTTTCACAATTATTAGGTCGTATTTCATTGAATCTACTTTTACTATTGGCAGGTTGTTGAATTTGAAGACTAATTTATTTTCATTTTAAAAGAAtattaccttaaagggaatctgtcagcaggtttttgctacctcatctgacagcaacataatgtaggaaaggagattctgaatccagtgGTGTATCatatagattactggctgcagccgtgctaAAACTGGACACAGCAGTGCTGAGAGAGCTGAGGGCGCCCCCATCAGGCTtttaatagagattgtgcattgactgggagctgtcaatcacagcaggCGGCATGCCGGACTGTCATGCCCGTGAGTTTCTAGTTCTGTAATGGTAATCACAAGGTAATAAATCTTTAAGTTTAAGTAAACAACTGCACACAGACTGATAAGAGAAGAACGGTTGTTCTTTGTTTTTTAACtcatacagcatgctgtcctcagcaaaaacctgctaaccgaTTCCCTTTAACATTGTACAACAGAGAACCTAATGCCATGTTTTAATGCTTCCAGACAATAACATGAATGATGAAAACAATAGACCAGATCATTTTGAATTTCAACCAGACTACAGTAAAGAAATGAGAAGAGCAATCACTAAGTAACACTGTGTAGCGTAAGTGTGGATTTGTTTTTTTATTAGTTATTTTAGTGATATAGCAATATAATATTGTAATTAAAGGGAGTCTATCAGCCCATATTTACATTTCAAACTATGTAGAAGATGGAGCAATAATAAAAATCATTCTTTTAGTTTTCAAATCTGTTCCTCCTTTGTCTTAAAAAATGTGTTTATTGTAATATGTAAATGCGGGTGCTCAGTGTATCCTCGGTGTTGCTAAACATTTTGATGCACCGTTCCAGCCTCTTATTTCAATTATTGCCACTCCTTCAATGTTGACTGAGAATGCTGGTTTGCCCAAAGCCATCACTgtctaaagaaaaaaatatttatatgcGCACTGGCCCTATGCAGGAGCAAGTGTATacatcactgtctccactctgctgTCATAACTCATTATACTGCTAAACCCAAGAGAtgtcagcagcgaggagagagtgatttgtgtgcTTGCTCCTGCACGGGAAAGCTTGTGCACTTACTTTAATAATCCATGTCAGAATGTATAATCCTTTACAAACGTTTTACGCTTTCTAAACCCATCTAGCTTGATTAACAAATCCTCAGTGTCCCCCCTCCCTGTTGcttctgagatctcacactgctcagtatatgcTGCAACTGTCAGTGAAGCTGGGTGGGTGAAGCCTTAAAACATTTGGACTTATGAACCTTCTCATTTTTTAGCTTGACCCATAAAATACGTATCTTAGTATCAAGATTATACccccattctgacatggattttgctAGTAAATACAAGTCTGAAAGATCTAATTAGTAATGTATGCCATTTCTTTTGTAAAGTCTTGAGACAGATCTGCTTTAAGCACAATAAAACTAGAGACTATCCTAGCGAAAATCCAAACTATCTGCCCCTCCAAAATAAGAAAGTGTATTTGTAGGTGTCATATATTAAAGTAAATCTATGGGGTAGGGTATAACTTGTTGATTGCAGGGGGTCCAACCACCACAACCCCGACCAATCATAAGAACAATGAACtagaaaacaaaaaactgagctctgCCATCCCATATTGAATGGCGCGGAGGTGCATGGTTGGTCTCTGATCTAATCAATGGGACTGACGGAACAGCTGAGTACAACGCTTGACTCTCCCCGGCTGTCCCATCGATGTTCAACAGAACAGTGATAGAGCAGGTACACCTCCACTCCATGGAAGACAGAGCTCTGCAGAGCCTTATTCTTGGGATATCTGAGGGTCCTAGAGGTCAGTCTCCAGTATTAAGCAAGCTATCCCCTATCATTTGAAGAGGATATAACTTTATTTTCTTGGGAAATACATTTTAATGCTAGTCATGTGAATAGCAAGTCAACACACCCGACTTTTGTCAATTGGCATACCCTCTTTCAATTCAAAACCTAAAACGTATGAGTTTAATGCCCTTAAATAATAATTTATGTTTTAATCCTCTAATTTAAAGGACAAAATGATCAGAAGGAACCAAACTTCAATCAAAGATTTCATCCTTCTAGGATTTTCCGGGGCTCCTGTTCTCCAGCAGTTACTCTTTGCCCTGTTCCTGCTCATCTATATAACCACCGTGATGGGTAACATATCCATAATCTTGGCCTACAGACTTACTCCATCTCTTCATACCCCAATGTACTTTTTTCTTGCCAATTTATCCTTCCTGGAGATCTGTTACATTTCTACCACTGTGCCCAAAATGTTGACAAACTTCTTGTCAACCAACAAGACCATCTCGTTCTCGGGCTGCGTCCTACAGATGTACTGTTTTTTACTCCTTGGTGGTACTGAGTGCTACCTGCTAGCCGTGATGGCATATGATCGGTATAACGCCATATGTCACCCTCTGCTATATGGCACCAGTATGAATAAAAGAACATGCATTCTGTTTGTAGCCGTCTCATGGATTGGTGGCGCTATAAACTCCCTGATACACACAATTCTTACTTTTAGCTTGCCTTTCTGTAACGATAATAGAATCAATCATTTTTTCTGTGACATTCCTCCAGTAATGCAACTGGCCTGTACATCGACCATGAAAAATGAGATTGTCCTCCTTGTGGCCTGTGGTTGTGTGATTGTCAGTTCCTTCATATTGACCATCATCTCCTACACACACATCATCGCAACGATTCTCAATATAAAGTCAACATCGGGGAGGAAGAAGGCGTTCTCCACCTGCACCTCCCACCTCATTGTTGTCACTTTGTTTTACGGTTCTgccatttttatgtattttaggcccAAGTCCAGTTACTCAATGGATCAAGACAGGGTGATATCTGCTCTATATGCCTTTGTCGCACCACTGTTCAATCCATTTATCTACAGTCTCAGGAACAGTGACGTGAAGGCAGCTGTAAAAAAGATAGTGTGTCATATCATTGTAGTCCAGAGATATTAAGGGGATGTACGGCGTTAGCGAAAAAGATCTGCTTGATTTACAAAAATATTAATACTCATGTCCATGAAGCATCACCTAAGATACATTTACTTGAATAGGGATTAGGTACAATATGATGGGTGCTTCTGGCAAAAGATGATCATGTTCTCCTGGAAGGGGGAGGAATTCCCAACTCAAAACCTTTCGTTAGGAATTCGTAGATTATTCCAACAATAGTTTGTATTTTCATGTAGCCAATATAATATTCTAGATATACAAAGACAGAATACTTGAAAATACCTCTAATGTTGCGCAACTGGTTCTCCAGAAGTACAAAATCTGCCTCATTTATGTTTACACTGTTGAAGACTATCGTACAAAATTTTTGAGAATTGTACAATTTTTTGTTCCTAAATGGCACAAAAAATATAAAAGACAAAATATAATTGCATCTTTTCCTTTCGACTAAAATCTATCAACTTAAATGCACCAGTCATTGACTTACATTCTACTTGTTACTCGAATTGAGCCCTTTCAGATACTCTGACCTGCTCGGCTCGCGTTACGAGCACCAAAGTATTTTAGTGCTTGTGTGGAGCCCAGcccaggtgtagcggtgcattaccttcaggggctccacgtgggatggtctggtcacaggtaggttgcttctttaggattttcatgacgccactctcggtattgcggtcaggggaccgccgctgcaggttaggggacgcctggggctgatgttggatgcagctagatgtagtggcctcccgagagtgaggcaggccccagggccctgtgtaggtgggtggaaccacaggtcgcagaatgactctggCACAGTCTAGACAGTCTTttggggtttttactcacaatagaTGGTAGGGTGAGTAcccaggcgtagctgggattaaccagaagAAATcaggcactccgtcaggctgacttttgagggtgactaccgactcgccttctctagccctgatgtttttggagtgaccccgacttgaagtccctacgggggtcacccagggaagttgctgctgcctgttctcccctcttttcggcccgtttgcttgtagcctggaccaggtcactccggctgcttgcctcttgtgagctatggaccctctcgttgctacgtggctgcggactctgtggtgttgtcttgggggtctgaagtgcaccctcaggcaggtttggcagggaaaaaTGAAtgaatccctgcactgggacctgtaacccttacgggcctggtacctccctggcagtccccgtactcagccacccctttgctctctctagccttgggtggatttcaggtagcactaccaggtgaccgatctccccccgtcgatagtcactgcacgtacgttgtctgactagtggcagcctcaggtctcctctttgagtctgctctccctgagctccacttcagactggctcactactcccctcccctctgtgcctgcctacgcaacttagcaaccaggctctttacacaccccttgagtggacatggaggccacgccccctcctggattccccaggggtccctatcaaaggtagatgtgggagacctgattattatgcgcctgtgtaatcacacctcggtcagccttctggtttatctgtattgtactgccccagcatgggttcaGTACTCAGTAGTCCCTGacaaggtcaggggtgccacattcccccttagttatcaccagcacgtcctcaggctgcaagaCAACGTTTAAATtgcataaaacggtaaaacatataaaacattttaaaaccaccaggtaccatacatcaccaccctccacccacaagtccgttaacccacccaaaaccctctcaggaggcaggtcaccggtccttttagcaaccaggtcttggccatctgtttccccagacctttcctccaatcttcctctcccgtcgagccgcaccttcagccacttctggcaggatatagaggcggctttcgtggtctggtggttaACTGGGTATACCCTGCCTTGTGGAGCTgcgccttcggcctcttctggcaggaatgtagaggcggctCGCACAGTTGATGCAGAccgggtaccctctttgtggtggagagccaggccccataaacaggcgtggccaggtggttgtacctctggggtaactattaacactgtgagagtttgtggctatagccagttcatagcctaatggtccgtattttcaaagtgcaaagggtagtttctcacataagttcatgtgggcacaggaCTTAAACTTTTTCTGTAAacattgcaaactggtcaaaactgtaactttgcTGTACTTCTTAgcttacatggattcctcctctgtaccagggctttggcctgtagggctgtggctccTGACATTTTCTACATTTCTGTCGTCGTCATCTGTAGTTGTATCGTCAATTGGTTCTTTATCTTTATCTTCATTTTCTCTATCCTCctcttctgtttctgtttctttttcttgttcttgtTTTATTCTTTCTTTATCTTTTTCCTGTTCTGTTATTGACTTTAAGGTTGGTTGGGTGGAGACTGCTGGGCCACACTCAGGGTTTCTAGggtatggtgtaacatctagtgcgtatcATCCACGCTCTCCTTGATGCTTAGTGAATTCCACCAGATCTCCCATATAtagatttcttcctggatgtcctcttggtaaatgtgctcttacatctcTTCTACTGACGAATATCCCTTCTTTCATACCGGGTGCGacaatgaagccatatcctgaattaaggttgaactcttctactacaccacggcaAAAGGGTCCTCTTTCCTGATGGCGGGTTGTTCTCAGGAACCGCTTCTCTTCTAGATCCCGGGCCGTTacttcttctctctttttctgcTCAGGGGACTTTTGCGTAGGGAAAGGCTTTGCTCTGCGGCGGCGTGCTCTGCTTGCAGGGTTCTTGGTGACTGCAGGCTCCCAGACTACGTACATGCTTGGGGCCAGTACTGTCAGTTCTTCATCAGCAGAGGGTGTTGGGCTCTCCTCATccaagcgggagtatggcaacatttcAGGCTCCAGGCCCCCTTCAGCTTCacagggtgctgcgtcctcctcctgCTGTTCTGGGATTGCCACTTCAGCCTtcaggcctcccctcccccttagttcttctgagcactcctcggaCGGCAGCGTTGGGGATAGGCTTTCATCAGCAGGCAAGGGTGGTGGGCCTTCAGCCGTGAAAGTCACTGAGGACACTCTGGGTGAACCCCTGGGGAGCACATAGCGATCCACTATTTCCTTGGGGAACCGCGCCTCCAGATCCGCCTTAAACTTGAGAAACTCCGGGTCTTCTCCTTCTGGCGGGGGCGTGGGATTcggttccttggactggggagcggtgtctgctctggccttgcaggccggagtagatggccttgcggcctggtcttggcgggccgagcctggcgtggctgcggcctggttttggcgggccgggcagggcatcgctgctgcggcctggtcttggcgggccgggcagggcatcgatgctgcggcctggtcttggcgagccgggcaaggcatcgctgctgcggcctggtcttggcgggccgggcagggcatcactGCTGTGgtgtggtcttggcgggccgggcagggcatcgctgctgcagccttgtcttggcgggccgaacctggcatcgctgctgcggcctggtctttccaggccgggcagggcatcgctgctgcagcctagtcttggcgggccgagcagggcatcactgctgcggcctggtcttggcgggccgggcagggcatcactGCTGCggtctggtcttggcgggccgggcagggcatcgctgctgcggccttgtCTTGGCAGGCCGAAcctggcatcgctgctgcggcctggtctttccgggccgggcagggcatcgctgctgcagcctagtcttggcgggccgagcagggcatcactgctgcggcctggtcttggcgggccaggcAGGGCATCACTGCGGGAACCGCGGGCCTCTCAGCAGGGATCCACATGGGCGTCGCCTCCGGGGTCGCAGCAGGGATCTCAGCGGGCATGGCAGCGTGGTGTGCCGCGGGCGTCGCAGCGGTCTCCAGATATGGCAGCGCTGCCAGGGTCGGTGCACTCGAGCGGGTAGGGGCAATACAGGACACAGGACCCATCggcagcatcatcggggtctgagtcgtcgccgtccagtGTGGCATTCGTCGTGCAGTCCGCTTCTCATAAGCTCACACCACTGCAGCCATCTCCCGGAGCTCCGTGCGTCCTTCCCTAAGCTGCTGTAAGATCCTGGCCTCCATCcgttcgcagaactgggcaagctcctagTCCCACCagacagcggagcctggctctggattgctgtcttcagacgccatttcctctgctctCAGCGTCGCCTCTGCACAGCCTTCCACCTCTTGCAGCTCTCTCTGCCTCTGCTCAGTTTCCTTTTCTTCTGCAGACTCATAGCTTCCCGCCGTCCAGGGACAGATCCGCCTCTCATCCCCTCTTGCAAGGTCGGGACGCTGCAGGGGTTCTCTctgtagccacacctcttcatgggcggtAACTTCTGTTTTCAcgcgctgctgttgtttcttggcgctcttttcttggcggcaatatggcggcgcttcaaactttttaagcggaccgccaagacacatggtcacctgtctgtacaggtctagtccttatcctgttcatgatgctAGTATGTGGAGCCCAGCCCaagtgtagcggtgcattaccttcaggggctccacgtgggatggtctggttacaggtaggttgcttctttaggatttttgtgacgccactctcggtattgtggtcaggggaccaccgctgcaggttaggggacgcctggggctgatgttggatgcagctagatgtagtggcctcccgagagtgaggcaggccccagggccctgtgtaggtgggtGAAACtgaaaccacaggtcgcagaatgactcaggcacagtccagacagtctattagggtttttactcacaatagatggcagggtgagtacccgggcgtagctgggattaaccagaagAAACCAGGCACTCCATCAGGCTGAgttttgagggtgactaccgactcaccttctctagccctgatgtttttggagtgaccccgacttgaaatccctacgggggtcacccagggaagttgctgctgcctgttctcccctcttttcggcTCGTTTGCTTGTAggctggaccaggtcactctggctgcttttgtggcgccctggacaagccaggggccacaggtaacaacacacacacccccacccccagcagttcacagcagacatccccagtgaaacttgattcctttcctcgagctcagactgacacaccaggtgggcggagtcaggagatggagacgcccacccaggagttagctggcctgaggcaggaaacaagcccagacaagtctaggagaggaagagagaggaggtctgcaaagAGGcaaacgcagactggggcctaggattggagcctagggccctcgtgcagcagagagtgaggcaggtggtagtggccgtctgcagggagccggggagacagttggtggaaccgtaggtagccggggctgggcggtggcccaccggtaccgaaccggggagccagctggaagccggagcgcaggaggagcgtgcacggaggtggaagaaaggacttacaccaccaaactgggtcaggggagaaacaacaaccgcagccgtctgtgggcaccagtccatccagccgagtgttttaccaaggactgtgtcgtgattactggctgagtgagtaccccgtgccgtgcggcacagcgctgcccctgcgaccctgcacctcgccaggccccataacccgcctgctacccatccacctacctcaccgggccccgggacaaccaaccccctacccacagaggggagaagtaacatctagctgctccataccatcactcccgggatccccgtccagagcagcggtggtgtcacaacctcaccacaaccgtgggtggcgtcacggacaatctcccttaccaaacccccttttactgtggagcctgggatcacagaccgggtcacgccaccgtgatacccacagaagtgacctcgtggcccggatctgagtaacccctggtccccgggcgacacatttggcgtcacgaacaggatcttaccgctctgccatctggtagaggtgcgccttgttaccgccggaggtgtccggccggaaaatttcagaagccgccatctttggcgcgaagagttcccgctcaagcgtctcctcgagtagtggaggcgcgaaggccaaaaccccgccccctgaagaaagaagtgctaaaaagagactaagggggatgggatggcgtccggccgcatgtgaaccgcggctgtggaagcagggacgccaggactctgccagtgtttggttcctggaacaccgctgcatgagatgtcccgtccgtccggcaccgctgaaacctcagtgcccgtgcccgcggccaacgccccgaccgacccgttacctctgtcaccggtagcggagctcgcagcgtctgtgagggagggcccaggccttaccatcgttaccgccctgccaccggtcccggcttccatcccagccgcatcgccgatgacgacggccccggcagtccgcccggccgcgactgagatgacgacggctccggcagtccgcccggccgcaacggcagcgaagcacccatcccgttaactatctgggcagcctggttctggactggggtcaaggggtgctgcccatttattaggggcagcatcagggccaggttgtttgggtgggtgactgaaggacccattccactgttattattaaaagtgtttgattactgttgcaacgttaaagtaatgtgcatcccgttgtgggaagattgaaaatgcttgtgtttaatgttttaatcttttgcagtttaaaaagaaaaataaaaccggtgatggacgggcagcccgaggacggtctgcattttgctaagggggaatgtggcgccctggacaagccaggggccacaggtaacaacacacacacacacccccagcagttcacagcagacatccccagtgaaacttgattcctttcctcgggctgagactgacacaccaggtgggcggagtcaggagatggagacgcccacccaggagttagctggcctgaggcaggaaacaagcccagacaagtctaggagaggaagagagaggaggtctgcaaagaggcagatgcagactggggcctaggattggagcctagggccctcgtgcagcagagagtgaggcaggtggtagtggctgtctgcagggagccggggagacagttggtggaaccgtaggtagccggggctgggcggtggcccaccggtaccgaaccggggagccagctggaagccggagcgcaggaggagcgtgcacggaggtggaagaaaggacttacaccaccaaactgggtcaggggagaaacaacaaccgcagccgtctgtgggcacccgtccatccagccgagtgttttaccaaggactgtgtcgtgattactggctgagtgagtaccccgtgccgtgcggcacagcgctgcccctgcgaccctgcacctcgccaggccccataacccgcctgctacccatccacctacctcaccgggccccgggacaaccaaccccctacccacggaggggagaactaacatctagctgctccataccatcactcccgggatccccgtccagagcagcggtggtgtcacaacctcaccacaaccgtgggtggcgtcatggacaaactcccttaccaaacccccttttactgtggagcctgggatcacagaccaggtcacgccaccgtgatacccacagaagtgacctcgtggcccggatctgagtaacccctggtccccgggcgacacactttcctctgtgagctatgggccctctcgttgctacgtggctgaagactctgtggtgttgtcttggggttctgaagtgccccctcaggcaggtttggcagggaaaattGAATGAattcctgcactgggacctgtagcccttacgggcctggtacctccttggcagtccccgtactcagccacccctttgctctctctagccttgggtggatttcaggtggcactaccaggtgaccgatctcccccgtcgatagtcactgcacgtacgttgtctgactagtggcagcctcaggtctcctctttgcgtctgctctccccGAGCTCCACTTcaaactggctcactactcccctcccctctgtgactgcctacgcaacttagcaaccaggctctctaccacaccccttgaatggacatggaggccacgccccctcctgaatTCCCcaagggtccctatcaa from the Anomaloglossus baeobatrachus isolate aAnoBae1 chromosome 11, aAnoBae1.hap1, whole genome shotgun sequence genome contains:
- the LOC142255865 gene encoding olfactory receptor 5V1-like codes for the protein MIRRNQTSIKDFILLGFSGAPVLQQLLFALFLLIYITTVMGNISIILAYRLTPSLHTPMYFFLANLSFLEICYISTTVPKMLTNFLSTNKTISFSGCVLQMYCFLLLGGTECYLLAVMAYDRYNAICHPLLYGTSMNKRTCILFVAVSWIGGAINSLIHTILTFSLPFCNDNRINHFFCDIPPVMQLACTSTMKNEIVLLVACGCVIVSSFILTIISYTHIIATILNIKSTSGRKKAFSTCTSHLIVVTLFYGSAIFMYFRPKSSYSMDQDRVISALYAFVAPLFNPFIYSLRNSDVKAAVKKIVCHIIVVQRY